A single region of the Neotabrizicola shimadae genome encodes:
- a CDS encoding ABC transporter substrate-binding protein, with translation MKKLLMASAAVALCAGAASAEEVKIGVLIGFTGPIESLTPAMAAASEMAMKEVSDSGKFLDGSTVVSVRGDSTCGDAAAGTAAAERLVTADKVQGIVGGDCSGVTGAVLQNVARPNGMVMISPSATSPALTTAEDDGLFFRTAPSDAREGEVMAETLTEKGIKSIALTYTNNDYGKGLAESIANAFIAKGGTVTINAAHDDGKADYSSEVAALAAAGGDILVVAGYLDQGGKGIIQASLDTGAFSTFGLPGGMIGDSLPTAIGPGLNGSWGQIAGSDSAGAAKFEEMMKAGGFDGTSAYSPESYDAAALILLAMQAAKSTDPKVYKDKVMELANGPGEKIYPGDLAKALELIAAGQPIDYEGATAVTLIGPGESAGRYRLIEVQDGKNATVGWK, from the coding sequence ATGAAGAAACTGCTCATGGCCTCGGCCGCCGTGGCGCTGTGCGCCGGTGCCGCTTCGGCCGAAGAGGTCAAGATTGGCGTTCTGATCGGCTTCACCGGCCCGATTGAATCGCTGACGCCGGCGATGGCTGCGGCCTCGGAAATGGCGATGAAGGAAGTCTCGGATTCCGGCAAGTTCCTGGACGGCTCGACGGTCGTCTCGGTGCGCGGCGACTCGACCTGCGGCGACGCCGCGGCGGGCACGGCGGCGGCGGAACGCCTCGTGACGGCCGACAAGGTGCAGGGCATCGTCGGCGGCGACTGCTCGGGCGTGACCGGTGCGGTGCTGCAGAACGTGGCGCGCCCGAACGGCATGGTCATGATCTCGCCCTCGGCCACCAGCCCGGCGCTGACCACGGCCGAAGACGACGGCCTGTTCTTCCGCACCGCGCCGTCGGATGCGCGCGAAGGCGAAGTGATGGCCGAGACGCTGACCGAGAAGGGCATCAAGTCGATCGCCCTGACCTACACCAACAACGACTACGGCAAGGGCCTGGCGGAATCGATCGCCAATGCCTTCATCGCCAAGGGCGGCACGGTGACGATCAACGCCGCGCATGACGACGGCAAGGCCGACTACTCCTCGGAAGTGGCGGCGCTGGCGGCGGCGGGCGGCGACATCCTAGTTGTCGCGGGCTATCTGGACCAGGGCGGCAAGGGCATCATCCAGGCCTCGCTGGACACCGGCGCCTTCTCGACCTTCGGTCTGCCGGGCGGCATGATCGGCGACTCGCTGCCCACCGCCATCGGGCCGGGGCTGAACGGGTCCTGGGGCCAGATCGCGGGTTCGGATTCGGCCGGTGCGGCCAAGTTCGAGGAAATGATGAAGGCCGGCGGCTTCGACGGGACCTCGGCCTATTCGCCGGAATCCTATGACGCCGCCGCGCTGATCCTCTTGGCGATGCAGGCGGCCAAGTCCACGGACCCGAAGGTCTACAAGGACAAGGTAATGGAACTGGCGAACGGCCCGGGCGAGAAGATCTATCCCGGCGACCTGGCCAAGGCGCTGGAGCTGATCGCGGCCGGCCAGCCCATCGACTATGAAGGCGCGACCGCCGTGACCCTGATCGGGCCGGGCGAAAGCGCCGGGCGCTATCGCCTGATCGAAGTGCAGGACGGCAAGAACGCCACGGTCGGCTGGAAGTGA
- a CDS encoding M15 family metallopeptidase, translating to MRAALALALSLSSPAIAEDMPDGWVRLDEVAPGIVQDIRYARAFNFTGAPVPGYGAPVCVLRREAAVALTRVEARLRADGFRLTVFDCYRPARAVAAFMDWVAADDPRDEVYFHPDVARGALVAEGYIARRSSHSVGLAVDVGLDRADAPVSRPETAGVARCDAPFAERPRESMLDMGTAFDCFSPRSAADAAVSAAARAHRARLAAAMEAEGFAGYAAEWWHFRLTGPEAGAAMDFPLR from the coding sequence ATGAGGGCGGCGCTGGCTCTGGCGTTGAGCCTGTCGTCGCCGGCCATTGCAGAGGACATGCCGGACGGCTGGGTGCGGCTGGACGAAGTGGCGCCGGGGATTGTTCAGGACATCCGCTATGCCCGCGCCTTCAACTTCACCGGAGCGCCGGTGCCGGGATACGGGGCGCCGGTCTGCGTGCTGCGGCGCGAGGCGGCAGTCGCACTGACGCGGGTGGAGGCGCGGCTGCGGGCCGACGGGTTCCGCCTGACCGTGTTCGATTGCTATCGGCCCGCACGGGCGGTTGCGGCGTTCATGGACTGGGTTGCGGCGGATGACCCACGGGACGAGGTGTACTTCCACCCCGACGTTGCCCGTGGCGCGCTGGTGGCCGAGGGCTACATCGCGCGGCGGTCGTCGCATTCGGTTGGGCTGGCGGTGGATGTGGGGCTGGACCGGGCCGATGCGCCGGTCTCGCGGCCCGAGACGGCCGGCGTCGCCCGGTGCGATGCCCCCTTTGCCGAGCGGCCCAGGGAGTCCATGCTGGACATGGGCACGGCCTTCGACTGCTTTTCGCCGCGTTCGGCCGCGGATGCCGCGGTGTCGGCAGCGGCGCGGGCGCATCGGGCGCGACTGGCCGCAGCGATGGAGGCGGAAGGCTTTGCCGGATATGCCGCCGAATGGTGGCATTTCCGGCTGACCGGGCCAGAGGCCGGGGCGGCGATGGATTTTCCGCTGCGCTAG
- a CDS encoding ABC transporter ATP-binding protein — translation MIVVEDLHRHFGGFRAVDGASLTIGTGTITGLIGPNGAGKTTLFNVIAGRLPPTSGRVAMDGEDITGLPPHELFGKGLLRTFQIAHEFGSMTVRENLMMVPPRQSGETLWNAWFRRGKVAAEERALRAKADEVLEFLTISHLADQKASQISGGQKKLLELGRTMMVDAKIVFLDEVGAGVNRTLLNTIGDAIVRLNKERGYTFCVIEHDMDFIARLCNPVICMAEGKVLAEGTVDEVKNDERVIEAYLGRGLKNKIKEEAAHG, via the coding sequence ATGATCGTAGTCGAAGACCTGCACCGCCATTTCGGCGGTTTCCGGGCCGTTGATGGCGCGAGCCTGACGATCGGCACCGGAACGATCACCGGCCTGATCGGGCCAAACGGCGCGGGCAAGACCACGCTCTTCAACGTCATCGCTGGACGCCTGCCGCCGACCTCGGGCCGGGTGGCCATGGACGGCGAGGACATCACGGGCCTTCCCCCGCACGAGTTGTTCGGCAAGGGCCTTTTGCGCACCTTCCAGATCGCGCATGAATTCGGGTCGATGACGGTGCGCGAGAATCTGATGATGGTGCCGCCGCGCCAGTCGGGCGAGACGCTGTGGAACGCATGGTTCCGCCGCGGCAAGGTGGCGGCGGAGGAGCGGGCGCTGCGGGCCAAGGCCGACGAGGTGCTGGAGTTCCTGACCATCAGCCACCTGGCCGACCAGAAGGCCAGCCAGATTTCGGGCGGGCAGAAGAAGCTTCTGGAACTGGGCAGGACGATGATGGTGGATGCCAAGATCGTCTTTCTGGACGAGGTGGGCGCCGGGGTGAACCGGACGCTTCTGAACACCATCGGCGATGCCATCGTGCGGCTGAACAAGGAACGCGGTTACACCTTCTGCGTGATCGAGCACGACATGGATTTCATCGCCCGCCTGTGCAACCCGGTGATCTGCATGGCCGAAGGCAAGGTGCTGGCGGAAGGCACGGTGGACGAGGTCAAGAACGACGAGCGGGTGATCGAGGCCTATCTGGGCCGCGGCCTGAAGAACAAGATCAAGGAGGAGGCCGCGCATGGCTGA
- a CDS encoding PQQ-dependent sugar dehydrogenase has protein sequence MKPAPILALAALLASPAAAEGIIPSSAGSLAVTPVLTGLNEPWGMAFLPDGSVLVTERDGRLLLSRDGAAAEVGGLPEVFAEGQGGLLDVLVPRDFADSRRVWLSFANPVEGGAATATGFGRLSDDGTRIEGFRTVFTGDPMPGGRHFGARLVEMPDGTVALTTGDRGTGPMGLQAQDPQRAEGKVILLTGEGAPAVTRPDARPGVFSLGHRNIQGATLDLQGQLWVVEHGARGGDELNRIEEGRNYGWPVISYGVNYNGDTIGNGSAQDGMEQPVHYWDPSIAPSGLLVYSGKLIPGWKGDILFGSLNSDFLGRLDPDTPAATGFAEERLSSDETQRVRDVTEAPDGSIWFLSVGQGALYRLAPGTSG, from the coding sequence ATGAAACCCGCCCCGATCCTCGCCCTCGCAGCCCTGCTCGCCTCGCCCGCCGCCGCCGAGGGCATCATCCCGTCCAGCGCCGGCTCGCTCGCCGTGACGCCCGTCCTCACCGGCCTGAACGAACCCTGGGGCATGGCCTTCCTGCCTGACGGCAGCGTCCTTGTCACCGAACGCGACGGACGCCTTCTTCTCTCGCGCGATGGCGCCGCGGCCGAGGTCGGGGGGCTTCCCGAGGTCTTCGCCGAAGGGCAGGGCGGCCTGCTCGATGTTCTGGTGCCACGCGACTTCGCGGACAGCCGCCGCGTCTGGCTCAGCTTCGCCAATCCTGTCGAGGGTGGAGCGGCCACCGCCACCGGCTTCGGCCGCCTGTCCGACGATGGCACCCGGATCGAAGGCTTCCGCACCGTCTTCACCGGCGATCCCATGCCCGGCGGCCGCCATTTCGGCGCGCGCCTCGTTGAAATGCCGGATGGCACCGTCGCGCTGACCACCGGCGACCGGGGCACCGGGCCGATGGGCCTGCAGGCGCAGGATCCGCAGCGCGCCGAGGGCAAGGTGATCCTGCTCACCGGCGAGGGGGCGCCCGCCGTCACCCGCCCGGATGCGCGGCCCGGCGTCTTCAGCCTGGGCCACCGCAACATTCAGGGCGCCACGCTGGATCTCCAGGGTCAGCTCTGGGTCGTGGAACATGGCGCCAGAGGCGGGGACGAGCTGAACCGCATCGAAGAGGGGCGCAACTACGGCTGGCCCGTCATCAGCTACGGCGTGAACTACAACGGCGACACCATCGGCAACGGTTCCGCTCAGGACGGCATGGAACAGCCGGTCCACTACTGGGACCCCTCCATCGCGCCCTCGGGCCTCCTGGTCTATTCCGGCAAGCTGATCCCCGGCTGGAAAGGCGACATCCTGTTCGGCAGTCTGAACAGCGATTTCCTGGGCCGGCTCGACCCCGACACCCCCGCCGCCACCGGCTTCGCCGAAGAACGCCTGTCCTCGGACGAAACCCAACGCGTCCGCGACGTGACCGAGGCGCCGGACGGCTCGATCTGGTTCCTTTCCGTGGGGCAGGGCGCGCTTTACCGCCTCGCCCCCGGCACCTCGGGCTAG